The following proteins are co-located in the Gallaecimonas pentaromativorans genome:
- the fba gene encoding class II fructose-bisphosphate aldolase (catalyzes the reversible aldol condensation of dihydroxyacetonephosphate and glyceraldehyde 3-phosphate in the Calvin cycle, glycolysis, and/or gluconeogenesis) has protein sequence MALISLRQLLDHAAEHSYGLPAFNVNNLEQMRAIMEAADKMDAPVIVQASAGARKYAGAPFLRHLILAAIEEFPHIPVCMHQDHGTSPAVCQRSIQLGFSSVMMDGSLKDDGKTPADWDYNVDVTKRTVDMAHACGVSVEGELGVLGSLETGTAGEEDGIGAEGVLDHSQLLTDPEEAAQFVKLTHVDALAIAIGTSHGAYKFSRPPSGDILAIERIKEIHRRIPNTHLVMHGSSSVPQEWLKVINEFGGAIPETYGVPVEEIVEGIKHGVRKVNIDTDLRLASTGAMRRAMAQKPSEFDPRKFLKASTDAMRDICIARYEAFGAAGQASKIKALSLDAMSERYAKGELDPKVN, from the coding sequence TGGCCTGCCTGCTTTCAACGTCAACAACCTTGAACAGATGCGCGCCATCATGGAAGCGGCCGATAAAATGGACGCCCCGGTGATAGTGCAGGCCTCTGCCGGTGCCCGCAAATACGCCGGCGCCCCCTTCCTGCGCCACCTGATTCTGGCGGCCATTGAAGAATTCCCGCATATCCCGGTCTGTATGCACCAGGACCACGGTACCAGCCCGGCGGTATGCCAGCGCTCCATCCAACTGGGTTTCAGCTCGGTGATGATGGACGGCTCTTTGAAAGACGACGGTAAAACCCCGGCCGACTGGGATTACAACGTTGATGTCACCAAGCGCACCGTGGATATGGCCCACGCCTGCGGCGTCTCCGTAGAAGGTGAGCTGGGTGTGCTGGGCAGCCTGGAAACCGGCACCGCCGGTGAAGAAGACGGCATCGGCGCCGAAGGCGTGCTTGACCACAGCCAACTGCTGACCGACCCGGAAGAAGCGGCCCAGTTCGTGAAACTGACCCACGTTGATGCCCTGGCCATTGCCATCGGTACCAGCCACGGCGCCTACAAGTTCAGCCGCCCGCCGTCAGGGGATATCCTTGCCATCGAGCGCATCAAGGAAATTCACCGCCGCATCCCCAACACTCACTTGGTGATGCACGGCTCTTCTTCCGTGCCACAGGAATGGCTGAAGGTCATTAACGAGTTTGGCGGCGCCATCCCCGAAACCTACGGTGTGCCGGTTGAAGAAATCGTTGAAGGCATCAAGCACGGTGTGCGCAAGGTGAACATCGATACCGATCTGCGCCTGGCGTCTACCGGTGCCATGCGCCGCGCTATGGCTCAAAAGCCAAGCGAATTCGACCCCCGTAAATTCCTCAAAGCCAGCACCGATGCCATGCGCGATATCTGTATCGCCCGCTACGAAGCATTCGGCGCGGCCGGCCAAGCCAGCAAGATTAAAGCGCTGTCTCTGGACGCCATGTCAGAGCGCTACGCCAAAGGCGAGCTGGACCCCAAGGTCAACTAA
- a CDS encoding DUF481 domain-containing protein, which produces MKLKYGLPALAMLVAQAAHADDAATAPGEKKTWKGSMELGVLVTSGNSKATNINGKLNVTQDMEHWRNTYNLESLYTDSDEETTAERYRGAVQGDYKFNDKEFWYVRGAYEKDRFSGYDYQSSVSTGYGNRFWQVEDGSFFEASAGVGYRSNEIDRDSSDYQEGDESDRGAIGRLAAKFEYHLTDTSLFRQELNTEIGLEDGNSITESVTSLQANVMGNLAMKVSYRIKYTSDVPADTEKTDTETSFTLLYSF; this is translated from the coding sequence ATGAAGTTGAAGTACGGTTTGCCTGCGTTGGCGATGCTGGTCGCCCAGGCTGCCCACGCCGATGATGCAGCTACTGCCCCAGGCGAGAAGAAAACCTGGAAAGGGTCGATGGAGCTGGGGGTACTGGTAACCTCCGGGAACAGCAAGGCCACCAATATCAACGGTAAGCTCAACGTTACCCAAGATATGGAGCATTGGCGCAACACCTACAACCTGGAATCTCTCTATACCGATTCTGACGAGGAAACCACCGCCGAGCGTTACCGTGGCGCCGTGCAGGGCGACTATAAATTCAACGACAAAGAATTTTGGTACGTTCGTGGCGCCTACGAAAAAGACCGCTTCTCCGGTTACGATTACCAGAGCAGTGTCTCTACCGGTTACGGCAACCGCTTCTGGCAAGTCGAAGACGGCTCCTTTTTTGAAGCATCGGCTGGTGTTGGTTACCGCAGCAATGAAATCGACCGCGACAGCAGTGACTACCAAGAAGGGGACGAGTCTGACCGTGGCGCCATTGGCCGCCTGGCGGCTAAGTTCGAGTATCACCTGACTGACACTTCGCTGTTCCGCCAGGAGCTGAACACCGAGATTGGCCTGGAAGATGGCAACTCCATTACCGAGTCTGTGACTTCGCTGCAGGCCAACGTGATGGGCAACTTGGCGATGAAAGTGTCCTACCGCATCAAGTACACCTCGGATGTGCCGGCAGATACCGAGAAGACCGACACTGAGACCTCCTTCACACTGCTGTATAGTTTTTAG